The following coding sequences are from one Roseburia hominis A2-183 window:
- a CDS encoding NADP-dependent isocitrate dehydrogenase, translating into MEKIKMTTPLVEMDGDEMTRILWKMIKDELLYPFIDLKTEYYDLGLEHRNETDDQVTVDSANATKKYGVAVKCATITPNAARMTEYHLKEMWKSPNGTIRAMLDGTVFRAPIIVKGIEPCVKNWKKPITIARHAYGDVYKASEMKIPGPGKCELVYTAEDGTETRELIHNFTGAGVVQGQHNLCNSIESFARSCFNYALDTKQDLWFATKDTISKKYDHTFKDIFQEIYDSEYAQKFKDAGITYFYTLIDDAVARVMKSEGGYIWACKNYDGDVMSDMVSSAFGSLAMMTSVLVTPDGKYEYEAAHGTVQRHYYKHLKGEETSTNSVATIFAWTGALRKRGELDGSHELEEFADKLEKACVKTIEDGKMTKDLALITTISNPVVLNSEDFIKAIRSTLEGMLLL; encoded by the coding sequence ATGGAAAAAATCAAAATGACAACGCCACTTGTAGAGATGGACGGAGATGAGATGACACGGATTCTCTGGAAAATGATCAAAGACGAACTGTTGTATCCGTTTATCGATCTTAAGACGGAGTATTATGATCTCGGACTGGAACACCGCAATGAGACGGACGATCAGGTTACCGTAGATTCTGCAAATGCAACGAAAAAGTACGGGGTTGCTGTAAAATGTGCGACGATCACGCCGAATGCCGCCCGTATGACGGAGTATCATCTCAAGGAGATGTGGAAGAGCCCGAACGGAACAATCCGCGCCATGCTGGACGGAACGGTGTTCCGTGCACCGATTATTGTCAAGGGGATCGAGCCGTGCGTGAAGAACTGGAAAAAGCCGATCACGATCGCGAGACATGCATACGGCGACGTCTATAAGGCGAGCGAGATGAAGATTCCGGGACCGGGCAAATGCGAACTGGTCTACACGGCGGAGGACGGAACCGAGACAAGAGAGCTGATCCACAATTTTACCGGTGCGGGCGTGGTGCAGGGACAGCACAACCTCTGCAATTCCATCGAGAGCTTTGCGAGAAGCTGCTTTAACTATGCGCTTGACACAAAGCAGGATCTGTGGTTTGCAACCAAGGATACCATCTCCAAAAAATACGACCACACCTTCAAGGATATTTTCCAGGAGATTTATGACAGCGAGTATGCGCAGAAGTTCAAAGATGCCGGAATCACATATTTCTACACACTGATTGATGACGCGGTGGCGCGTGTGATGAAGTCGGAGGGCGGCTATATCTGGGCGTGCAAGAACTATGACGGCGATGTGATGAGCGATATGGTATCCAGCGCGTTCGGTTCGCTGGCAATGATGACCTCCGTGCTTGTCACACCGGACGGAAAGTACGAGTACGAGGCGGCGCACGGAACCGTACAGCGCCATTACTATAAGCATCTGAAGGGGGAGGAGACCTCCACGAACTCCGTCGCAACCATTTTTGCATGGACGGGCGCACTCAGAAAGCGCGGAGAACTGGACGGCAGTCACGAGCTGGAAGAGTTTGCCGACAAGCTGGAAAAAGCTTGTGTTAAGACCATCGAGGATGGTAAAATGACAAAAGACCTTGCGCTGATCACAACCATTTCTAATCCGGTTGTATTAAACAGTGAAGATTTTATCAAGGCAATTCGCAGCACGTTAGAAGGAATGTTATTGTTATGA
- a CDS encoding 2-isopropylmalate synthase produces MREVVMNKKTNLLQLEEHFYQLVDVEEPNVFHNLFPYSEIPKIAFNDRIVPHNMPENIWITDTTFRDGQQSRAPYTTEQIVTIYDYLHKLGGPKGLVRQSEFFLYSKKDRDAVYKCLERGYKFPEVTSWIRASKQDFQLVKDIGLRETGILVSCSDYHIFYKMKMTRREVMNLYLSVIRECLETGISPRCHLEDITRSDIYGFVIPFCVELMKLMDEYKIPIKIRACDTMGYGVNFPGAVIPRSVPGIIYGLTTHAGVPSELIEWHGHNDFYKAVNNSTTAWLYGASGVNCSLFGIGERTGNTPLEAMVFEYAQLKGTLDGMDTTVITELAEYFEKELGYVQPSRTPFVGSNFNVTRAGIHADGLLKNEEIYNIFDTGKFLNRPPLVSVSNTSGLAGIAHWINSYYHLPKEKWVDKNSDLVKKIKVWVDAQYEDGRVTVLTDSELVEEIGKCCKELNITI; encoded by the coding sequence ATGAGAGAAGTCGTAATGAATAAGAAAACGAACCTGCTACAGTTGGAAGAGCATTTTTATCAGCTCGTGGATGTGGAAGAGCCGAACGTATTCCACAATCTGTTCCCGTACAGTGAGATACCGAAGATCGCATTCAATGATCGTATTGTCCCGCACAACATGCCGGAGAATATCTGGATTACCGACACGACGTTTCGGGACGGTCAGCAGTCGAGAGCTCCTTATACAACGGAGCAGATTGTAACGATCTATGACTATCTGCATAAGCTGGGCGGTCCGAAAGGACTGGTCCGTCAGAGTGAATTTTTCCTATATAGCAAGAAGGACAGGGATGCGGTCTACAAGTGCCTGGAAAGAGGATACAAGTTCCCGGAGGTTACGAGCTGGATCCGTGCAAGCAAGCAGGATTTCCAGCTGGTGAAGGACATCGGACTCAGAGAGACCGGTATTCTGGTAAGCTGCTCGGATTATCATATTTTTTATAAGATGAAGATGACCAGACGTGAGGTCATGAATCTGTACCTGAGCGTGATCCGCGAGTGCCTGGAGACGGGAATCAGTCCGCGCTGCCATCTGGAGGACATTACGAGGTCGGATATTTACGGGTTTGTCATTCCGTTCTGTGTGGAACTGATGAAGCTGATGGATGAGTACAAGATCCCGATCAAGATCCGCGCGTGCGATACCATGGGATACGGCGTGAATTTCCCGGGTGCCGTGATCCCACGGAGCGTGCCAGGTATTATTTACGGACTGACCACCCATGCCGGCGTTCCGTCGGAGTTGATTGAGTGGCATGGCCACAATGATTTTTACAAGGCGGTCAATAACTCCACAACCGCATGGCTTTACGGCGCAAGCGGCGTTAACTGCTCCCTGTTCGGTATCGGAGAGCGCACCGGAAATACACCGCTTGAGGCGATGGTCTTTGAGTATGCGCAGTTAAAGGGAACACTTGACGGTATGGATACAACGGTCATTACAGAACTGGCAGAATACTTTGAAAAAGAACTCGGCTATGTACAGCCGAGCCGCACACCGTTTGTCGGAAGCAACTTTAATGTGACGAGAGCGGGAATTCATGCAGATGGACTGCTCAAGAACGAGGAGATTTACAACATTTTTGATACGGGGAAATTCTTAAACAGACCGCCTCTTGTATCGGTGTCCAACACATCGGGTCTTGCCGGAATTGCACACTGGATCAATTCGTACTATCATCTGCCGAAGGAGAAATGGGTCGATAAGAATTCGGATCTGGTTAAGAAAATAAAAGTCTGGGTGGATGCACAGTATGAGGACGGACGTGTGACGGTACTTACGGATTCCGAACTTGTGGAAGAGATCGGAAAGTGCTGCAAAGAGCTGAACATCACGATATAG
- a CDS encoding GntR family transcriptional regulator, translating to MSEDNYSLSSRVFHTIRENILSGKYATDEELKEKSIGEELGVSRTPVREALRQLELEGLVTIIPNKGAYVVGISQKDIRDIYEIRSRLEGLCARWACDNITKDQLDELEENIYLSDFHSSKGNSEQVVELDNKFHEILYDASGSKELRHILRDFHHYVQRVRKVTLAVQERAVNSNEEHRKIVEALKQHDGARAEELADAHMRNTINNMDHYGWDNLLKQ from the coding sequence ATGAGTGAGGATAATTATTCGCTGAGTTCGCGCGTGTTTCACACAATACGTGAAAATATACTGTCCGGGAAATATGCGACGGACGAGGAATTAAAAGAAAAATCCATCGGAGAGGAACTGGGTGTCAGCCGGACTCCGGTCAGGGAGGCACTGCGCCAGCTGGAACTGGAGGGTCTTGTGACCATCATTCCGAACAAGGGAGCATATGTCGTCGGAATCTCCCAGAAGGATATCCGCGATATTTATGAGATCCGCTCCAGGCTGGAGGGACTCTGCGCGAGGTGGGCGTGCGATAACATCACAAAGGATCAGCTGGATGAGCTGGAGGAGAACATTTATCTGTCCGATTTCCACTCGTCCAAGGGAAATTCCGAGCAGGTGGTGGAGCTTGACAACAAGTTCCATGAAATTTTATACGATGCGTCAGGCAGCAAGGAGCTGCGCCACATCCTGAGGGATTTTCACCACTATGTGCAGCGCGTGCGCAAGGTGACGCTCGCCGTGCAGGAGAGAGCGGTCAATTCAAATGAGGAGCACCGCAAGATTGTGGAGGCGCTAAAGCAGCATGACGGGGCCAGGGCGGAAGAACTGGCGGACGCACATATGCGCAACACCATTAACAATATGGATCATTACGGCTGGGACAATCTGCTCAAGCAGTAA